The Carassius gibelio isolate Cgi1373 ecotype wild population from Czech Republic chromosome A24, carGib1.2-hapl.c, whole genome shotgun sequence genome window below encodes:
- the LOC127946248 gene encoding CCAAT/enhancer-binding protein delta, with the protein MSDMYNLDSQCVTPPCNMSWAMEPANFYDNKVMPGDAKPEGEHCTSEDNNNNNSSSNSMMELSNAPAIYDDESAIDFSAYIESMSTVPLEICNDELFADLFNNTVKHEKPDFYLAGAFAQKSSERLQNQDGGFGKGAFCAPIKKEAEAEAEADWSDSDVSSSLPSQIETCAQTSVSLMHTGQPTPPTSPEPEPHTRRRLGKERGKKSVDRHSPEYRQRRERNNIAVRKSRDKAKQRNLEMQQKMIELSADNERLHKTIDQLTRELSSIRNFFKHMPEPSFGTAARAAVDSR; encoded by the coding sequence ATGTCTGACATGTACAACCTGGACTCGCAGTGCGTAACGCCACCATGCAACATGAGCTGGGCAATGGAGCCTGCCAACTTCTATGATAATAAGGTCATGCCAGGGGATGCCAAACCCGAGGGAGAGCATTGCACGTCCgaggacaacaacaacaataacagcagcagcaacagcatgATGGAGCTCAGCAACGCGCCTGCCATCTACGATGATGAGAGCGCCATCGACTTCAGCGCATACATCGAGTCCATGTCCACGGTTCCTCTGGAGATCTGCAACGATGAGCTCTTTGCAGACTTGTTCAACAACACGGTGAAGCATGAAAAGCCAGACTTTTACCTGGCAGGCGCTTTTGCGCAAAAGAGCTCGGAGAGGCTGCAGAACCAGGATGGGGGCTTTGGCAAGGGCGCGTTTTGCGCACCGATCAAgaaagaggcagaggcagaggcagaggcggACTGGAGCGACAGTGATGTGTCCTCGTCCTTACCATCTCAGATCGAGACGTGCGCGCAGACGTCCGTGAGCCTCATGCACACGGGTCAGCCGACACCTCCCACCTCACCTGAGCCAGAACCCCACACCCGGAGGAGGCTGGGAAAGGAAAGGGGAAAAAAGTCAGTCGACAGGCACAGTCCCGAGTATCGGCAGCGGCGCGAAAGGAACAACATCGCCGTGCGTAAAAGCAGGGACAAGGCGAAGCAGCGCAACCTGGAGATGCAGCAGAAGATGATCGAGCTGAGCGCCGACAACGAGCGCCTGCACAAAACCATCGATCAGCTGACACGAGAGCTCAGCAGCATCAGAAACTTCTTCAAACACATGCCCGAACCTTCTTTTGGGACTGCTGCGCGCGCGGCTGTTGACAGTCGGTGA